The following coding sequences are from one Virgibacillus necropolis window:
- a CDS encoding CBO0543 family protein, whose amino-acid sequence MGYILSSIFLQVIQPIIFIISAFFWSDWRNWKQYYPTILFMICLNLFSSILMYNHSLWRFEESFVLPNHTLTEFLIVFVMFPPVVLIFLSNYPKKWIVQIVHMTFWVFMFSLTEFIAIQFGLTTYHNGWNFFWSVLFNCVMFPILRLHHSRPLWAWLLGIPITTFILLYFNFPFENMK is encoded by the coding sequence ATGGGATATATTCTTAGCTCAATCTTTCTCCAGGTGATTCAGCCTATAATTTTTATTATATCCGCCTTTTTTTGGAGTGACTGGAGAAATTGGAAGCAGTACTATCCAACCATCCTATTTATGATCTGTTTGAACCTTTTTAGTAGCATTTTAATGTACAACCATTCACTGTGGAGGTTTGAAGAATCATTTGTTTTACCAAATCATACATTGACTGAGTTTTTAATTGTTTTTGTCATGTTTCCACCTGTTGTATTGATTTTCCTTTCTAATTACCCAAAAAAGTGGATAGTACAGATAGTTCACATGACATTTTGGGTTTTCATGTTTAGTTTGACTGAATTTATTGCGATTCAATTCGGGTTAACGACTTATCATAATGGCTGGAATTTTTTTTGGTCTGTTCTCTTTAATTGTGTCATGTTCCCCATATTACGTCTCCACCACAGCCGACCACTGTGGGCATGGTTGTTAGGTATTCCGATTACAACCTTTATTTTGTTATATTTTAATTTTCCTTTTGAAAATATGAAGTAA
- a CDS encoding TIGR04104 family putative zinc finger protein → MIFVLRKCVNCNKQSSWYKIYKYFLWLHNKSIECDNCGAEHKISIPGRFAFVSLTVIPAIIFMNYLSPFGNFFVTLGIGIVILTVGSLLTPYFVEFKEAV, encoded by the coding sequence GTGATATTTGTTTTGCGAAAATGTGTAAACTGCAATAAACAATCTAGTTGGTATAAGATCTATAAATATTTTTTGTGGTTACATAATAAATCAATTGAATGTGATAACTGTGGTGCAGAACATAAAATATCCATTCCTGGAAGGTTTGCTTTTGTATCCTTGACTGTTATACCAGCAATAATATTTATGAATTACCTTTCGCCCTTTGGCAATTTTTTTGTGACTCTTGGAATAGGAATTGTTATTTTAACTGTGGGTTCTTTGTTGACGCCATATTTCGTTGAATTCAAAGAGGCTGTATGA
- a CDS encoding CBO0543 family protein, with protein sequence MESVILWAFLLIGIALLCFSIRKLPFKEWILVYLLTSYFSILIGAIVVEENMLHYPVKFLDDHFGFSFLFEYL encoded by the coding sequence ATGGAAAGCGTTATTTTGTGGGCATTTTTATTGATCGGCATTGCACTATTGTGTTTTAGCATAAGAAAGCTACCTTTTAAAGAATGGATTTTAGTTTATTTATTGACCTCTTATTTTTCAATCCTTATTGGTGCCATTGTTGTAGAGGAAAATATGCTTCATTACCCTGTAAAGTTTTTGGATGACCATTTCGGTTTCAGCTTTCTTTTTGAATACCTTTAG